A window of the Tachysurus fulvidraco isolate hzauxx_2018 chromosome 6, HZAU_PFXX_2.0, whole genome shotgun sequence genome harbors these coding sequences:
- the hao2 gene encoding hydroxyacid oxidase 2 isoform X2: MNTMAKVCLNDFEEYAKQHLSKPTWDYYAAGADECCTRDDNLQAYKRIRLRPRILRDVSMSDIRTTILGTEISFPVGIAPTAFHCLAWHEGELATARATEAVNTCYITSTYSTCSVEEICAAAPNGFRWFQLYVYRDRKLSEQLVHRVEALGYKALVLTVDVPYTGKRRDDIRNQFKLPPHLKVKNFDGMFQDTAELEEYGVPSNTLDPSISWKDIHWLQSLTRLPIIIKGILTKEDAELAVEHGVQGIIVSNHGGRQLDGGPATIDCLSEIVDTVQGRVEVYMDGGIRTGCDVLKALALGAKCVFIGRPAIWGLAYKGEEGVKEVLQILSEEFRLSMALSGCRNVAEINRNLIQFSKL, translated from the exons ATGAACACTATGGctaaagtgtgtctgaatgATTTTGAGGAGTATGCCAAACAGCATCTCTCCAAACCTACCTGGGATTATTATGCAGCTGGAGCAGATGAGTGCTGCACCAGGGATGACAATCTCCAGGCCTACAAAAG GATCCGTTTAAGGCCTCGGATCTTGCGGGACGTGTCAATGAGTGACATACGAACTACCATTTTGGGCACAGAGATCAGCTTTCCTGTCGGTATTGCACCCACTGCTTTTCACTGTCTGGCCTGGCATGAGGGAGAGCTAGCAACTGCCAGAG CCACGGAAGCTGTGAACACCTGTTATATTACCAGCACTTACTCCACATGCTCTGTGGAGGAGATTTGTGCAGCCGCTCCAAATGGCTTCCGCTGGTTCCAGCTCTATGTGTACCGTGACCGCAAACTATCGGAGCAGCTCGTGCACAGAGTGGAGGCACTCGGTTACAAGGCCTTGGTACTCACAGTCGACGTGCCATACACTGGTAAACGTAGGGATGACATTCGCAATCAGTTTAAGCTCCCCCCTCACCTGAAAGTGAAGAACTTTGATGGCATGTTTCAG GACACTGCAGAACTTGAAGAGTACGGTGTTCCGTCCAACACGTTGGATCCATCTATAAGCTGGAAAGACATACACTGGCTGCAGTCTCTCACCCGCCTGCCCATTATCATTAAAGGTATCCTGACTAAAGAGGATGCAGAGCTGGCTGTGGAGCATGGTGTCCAAGGTATCATCGTTTCCAACCATGGAGGCCGACAGCTGGACGGGGGACCAGCCACA ATTGACTGTTTGTCTGAGATAGTGGACACAGTGCAAGGCCGGGTCGAGGTGTACATGGATGGAGGGATTCGCACAGGCTGTGACGTACTGAAGGCCTTGGCTCTGGGAgctaagtgtgtgtttattggaaGACCTGCAATCTGGGGCCTTGCTTACAag GGAGAAGAGGGTGTGAAGGAAGTTCTGCAAATTCTAAGTGAAGAGTTTCGTCTATCCATGGCCTTATCTG GATGCAGAAATGTGGCTGAGATCAACAGGAACCTTATTCAGTTTTCTAAACTCTGA
- the hao2 gene encoding hydroxyacid oxidase 2 isoform X1: MNTMAKVCLNDFEEYAKQHLSKPTWDYYAAGADECCTRDDNLQAYKRIRLRPRILRDVSMSDIRTTILGTEISFPVGIAPTAFHCLAWHEGELATARATEAVNTCYITSTYSTCSVEEICAAAPNGFRWFQLYVYRDRKLSEQLVHRVEALGYKALVLTVDVPYTGKRRDDIRNQFKLPPHLKVKNFDGMFQPECFLIQDTAELEEYGVPSNTLDPSISWKDIHWLQSLTRLPIIIKGILTKEDAELAVEHGVQGIIVSNHGGRQLDGGPATIDCLSEIVDTVQGRVEVYMDGGIRTGCDVLKALALGAKCVFIGRPAIWGLAYKGEEGVKEVLQILSEEFRLSMALSGCRNVAEINRNLIQFSKL; the protein is encoded by the exons ATGAACACTATGGctaaagtgtgtctgaatgATTTTGAGGAGTATGCCAAACAGCATCTCTCCAAACCTACCTGGGATTATTATGCAGCTGGAGCAGATGAGTGCTGCACCAGGGATGACAATCTCCAGGCCTACAAAAG GATCCGTTTAAGGCCTCGGATCTTGCGGGACGTGTCAATGAGTGACATACGAACTACCATTTTGGGCACAGAGATCAGCTTTCCTGTCGGTATTGCACCCACTGCTTTTCACTGTCTGGCCTGGCATGAGGGAGAGCTAGCAACTGCCAGAG CCACGGAAGCTGTGAACACCTGTTATATTACCAGCACTTACTCCACATGCTCTGTGGAGGAGATTTGTGCAGCCGCTCCAAATGGCTTCCGCTGGTTCCAGCTCTATGTGTACCGTGACCGCAAACTATCGGAGCAGCTCGTGCACAGAGTGGAGGCACTCGGTTACAAGGCCTTGGTACTCACAGTCGACGTGCCATACACTGGTAAACGTAGGGATGACATTCGCAATCAGTTTAAGCTCCCCCCTCACCTGAAAGTGAAGAACTTTGATGGCATGTTTCAG CCTGAATGCTTCCTCATACAGGACACTGCAGAACTTGAAGAGTACGGTGTTCCGTCCAACACGTTGGATCCATCTATAAGCTGGAAAGACATACACTGGCTGCAGTCTCTCACCCGCCTGCCCATTATCATTAAAGGTATCCTGACTAAAGAGGATGCAGAGCTGGCTGTGGAGCATGGTGTCCAAGGTATCATCGTTTCCAACCATGGAGGCCGACAGCTGGACGGGGGACCAGCCACA ATTGACTGTTTGTCTGAGATAGTGGACACAGTGCAAGGCCGGGTCGAGGTGTACATGGATGGAGGGATTCGCACAGGCTGTGACGTACTGAAGGCCTTGGCTCTGGGAgctaagtgtgtgtttattggaaGACCTGCAATCTGGGGCCTTGCTTACAag GGAGAAGAGGGTGTGAAGGAAGTTCTGCAAATTCTAAGTGAAGAGTTTCGTCTATCCATGGCCTTATCTG GATGCAGAAATGTGGCTGAGATCAACAGGAACCTTATTCAGTTTTCTAAACTCTGA